DNA sequence from the Pomacea canaliculata isolate SZHN2017 linkage group LG7, ASM307304v1, whole genome shotgun sequence genome:
taagctcagaaaaaagcaaagtaatgattatttccaccaccgacagcagcagcaacatcgtcatgaacggccagaaactggaggaggtcaacagctttcaagtatttgggtgccaccctgactagagatggttgctgtacagcagagatccgtatcaggattggtatggcaacatccgcaatgtccagactggataggatctggcgaaagcaactcaatcagcttcagtaccaagcacaggctgtacaagtccctcgtagtgtcaatcctactctacggctgcgagacttggacgctgcttgccgcaacggaaaagaagctccaggcctttgagaacaagtgcttgagaaagctgctccgcatctcgtaccgcgaacacaagaccaacgcatacgtacggagcaccgtaacctccctcgtgggcccacatgagccccttctggcaacagtgaagcggcgcaagctcgcctggttcggacacgtcacccgccacaacaccctgtccaagacgatcctacaaggaaccctcgaagggagccgtcgtcgtggtcgtccgaggaaaagctgggtcaccaacattaaagaatggaccgaacgcgagatgccagacctgctcgcatctgctcaagacaggaccgggtggaaaattctgtctgttgctgctgccggacggtcccccctacgcccggaccgggcatgggactgacctgacctgagaTACTTGTTATATTCAGCCTATAGTTGTAACTCACACAAACAGATAGCTCTCTTAATTACATATGTAATTATagttagaaatatatatatatacactgttgCGTGTCAGGCATGTTTCTGTGCCTGTGTTTCTCTCAGTGCTGAGGACGCACCGGTAATAGAAAGGTTTATAGCAGACGACGTCTGACGTCATATGCCAGGCTATTTTTACCCGGTTCGCGGAGGAGGGGGGTCAAGGCCATTTTTCCCGctgactgtagcaacgcctgacgtcatgcccgtgctacgtcacgcgtcgtctgcttgatgttggatctgctgcttgttgtaacAATGGGGGTTCGCTGTTCATTGCCCCTTCCAACCCTGTCCGCAGTTTTGGCTCGGAAAGCCTTCACGCGCTGTAGCGTCACGTGGGTGCtgtgggcgctggccattggttgaGGGAACCAATTTAGGGCAGATAATATATAAGTAGAAATCTCTGTCACTAAAAAGTTAGTTAGTAacacaaatttgtaaacaaaaggtGAGATGTCGAATCCTAGGGAAATAGCTATTAATAGATAGTCTAGACAGAGGACCTTGACCCTGTCTGAGTAGAAATATACACAGGGCGGGAAGCCGGTACACAAGGGTCAGAGATTGGACAGTGTAGACTGAAGACGTGTCGAGCCGTAGAGTAGACTGTACAACTgatatgtgtgtaaataaataaaggtataTATGCTCAGTCTAAAGTTAGCATTGAGAGGGAAGATATAACAGTATGCAGgtgaagttttgtttacttgagaCCACACTTTCCATAGAAAAATGTCTCTCCTTTCCTCGCTGACTTTCTCCCAACCCTCTCACATAGCCAGGTAGACATCAGGGCAAATTAAGGGAAGTTTGCGGTCGCCgagattttgttttacattgttattttgtaaaaaaaaccttGTTACTTTCAAGGTgtttaaaaattctgaaattcCCGTGTTACCCATGACTTTgtagtttaatatattttgataataataGCCCTCGTTTacagtgagccactcaccgAGGCTTAACAATAAGTTGAATTCAGTGGCCAGTGTATTCGTGCTAAACTAAGCTCATATAAGCTGGCAATAAAATTGTACAGAATACATGAAGCCGTTGTGAACCTTCTTTactatgtctttgtctttctttctctttattattatttacacgtTAACATACAGTATAGTGAAAAGTAACATTAACGAACATGAAATTTCACAACCTAGTGAGAGATGCAGTCAACGTGTACTCAGTGAAAACATTATTCTGACGGTTATTTTGCCACTCAGTCTACGTGTACTCAGTGAAAACTGCGCAGGTTGATACAAGCTAATGTCACAGAAATGAGTCGTTAACTCAGTCACAAGGGGCCCGGCGGTTACCTCCTGTAAGCCCGGGGTACAGATCGAGTTTTGCACAACTGACCTCTCTCTGACATATCGTGATACCAGGCTCTGTTATTTGAGACATGATCGTTACACTTCACCGACATCAGCCCTCACATTAGGTTGGAAGGGAGACCACTCCTGTACAGGGGTAGGATAATCGTGTCACTGGTCGCCATGTTCACGTCCTCTTTTTTAGACATTCTTTCTCTTGGATAGGGTAGGGTGCAGTCACTGACAGAGTGAATGATATATCCTTAAAGGGTGTCGTGTATTCAGTTATAGAGGTTGGGGTGTATTCAGGTACTAGGGTTTTTGTGTATTCTGTTATATAGAACAGCATGTTTGGGGATATGTATTCAGATAGTCAATGGGGTGCGCTCAGCGATACATTATGGAGTTTATTCAGTGATAGAAAATGGTTGGTTTGTGTAGTCCTGTTGATGATGGCACGAGGTGATTCTGTAGTTCTGCTGATGATAGTGCAGGGGGATGTTTGTTCGTCTGAATCGCGTGGTTGCAAGTGCTGGCGAGTTCTTTCTAACTTTTGGATAGAACATTTTGTCCCGACCTTAGTCTATTCCAAACAAATTGCACTAACTGGGTCACACCCTAAAACATCGTATCAAGAAACAAGGATGAAATAAACGGCAAGACAGTGACCCAATCTCCACCATCAGAAAGTCCCCTCGCGGGATTTGACTGAATTCAGTTACACGAAGGCTCGACAAGGACACGCATGAGTTACAATCTTCACCAGATACTTATTGTCAGTTCTGCCTTTTACCATTCAGATTTCTTACACCAGTGGAGTGAGGTGGTCTCATACGGGTTCTGAATACTTGGAAACCCTGATTTACTTCAGGATTAGAGAAACCTTTTGTGGGCGACTGCAACTGGAACTACTTCTGGAACAGTCCTGAAGGAATTACGACAGTTACATTGGGATCATTCATTACGGCTCTACGTATACttgtgtaaaacaaagagaagTAATACTAGGCCTTATAAGCAGGCCTTTTTCTAGTTTTTCGCTTTTGTTCTAAAAAAGTAGCCCAGTCATTTCGTAACCTCATCACAGGTTAAATCCTATGTACAAGAGTGAATAAAGATACAAGAAATACATTAACTTTCTGTGAACGAAGGTAAGATTATCAGTTAACactattgcaaaacaaaacagtcgaACAAAGCTGAGTTGAAATTTCTTGACTTTTAGCCAACGTCAATGCCTTTTACCACGTACGGTTAAACTGTTTTGGGTCTATCATTATTCTGTCCTTGTTTCTATCCATATTTGCTGATGGGTCTTAGGTTTGTATGAAAAAATTCACTTAAGGCACAAATCATGAAGGTACTATTACAATATAAATTTCAAGTTAGGgagatttctatttttaaaattcatagtTTGTTTCGGGAATCAGGTCAAATCACATTTTAACACATTTGATCTGTTGGTGATCACAGGTTTTCTGACATTTGAGTGAGCAGTATGGCGCTCATCATGCTTCTCACAGTCAGCTTACTCATCATACTTTCTCAGAGTAAGCGATTGctttatgtgtttattattttgttagtcTGGTTAATAAGTCTATTACGATCACATATGCATTATTCTCTTGCTTTGCGCTTGctcgtgcgtgtatgtgtatatgtacgtgtatgtgtgtaggagATGACCAACTGTAAGCACCTTAGTGAATATCTATTCGAGATAGTTGACTACAACAGTAACCGTGTATTTCTCTATACTTCCTTTTCCGGTTGCATTCATTACTTTCAAGAGATTtagtttgaaatattaaaattctcTAAAATAGGGTTAACCCTCTATCTATCCATTTGTGTCGAGCCAACAGAGATACTATTAGAGATTTCATTTTACCTCGGAGTGACAGTTTGCAAAGGCATATCCAGAAGAATTCTTTTCCTGTAATTGTAGCTTTGTATCCTATCTTTTGTATTCAGTTTCATCGACCACATCATCAGACGTCTCATCGGGTGAGTGACTAAACATCGCACCACATTACTCTGGTTgtacagaacacacacacacactggcaaaAGCatgcactctctttctctctttttctttagtttaaaattaatttattaaataatgagACATCAGATGAGTCAATTGACAGTCAACGCCACTCTCTTTACTCCAATCgcttaataatataaacatatcCAATGTTTATTTTAGCTTTAAGTACCTGATATAAAGTAAATGTATGCCTATGAATaactaataaaacatttattggtaATAATTTAaccttttaactttttaaaatttaatgtgtGAACATCTTAGTCTAATAAATCTCTGTCTTAGTGATTATCAACtgaaaaatttacttttctgttCAGTGTGCTCTGTCAATGCTACGACTGTCACTGCTGTACTCGGGCAAGTTGGTAACCTAACATCTCCCAACTACCCGTCTCCCTATTACAAGTTAGTAGATGTTTTAAGTCACATTAAAGCATTACTGCCGGGGTAAGCATCAAGTAACCTATCTGTAAACTAAAAGCAGACCACTTTTACGCGAACAGCACATGTGGTgtatcataatattttttttaattgaggaTGGTCTGTGAATAATCAACGCCtttcattgttataattagGCCTAGATATCAGATggtttaatgttttcttttgcagcaaAGCTGACTGTCGGTGGCTGATAGACGCTGGCAGTGGTTATGTTGTGAAGATCTTGAACCTCAGTCTGGAGGCGGGTTTCTTGGAGTTATATGACGGTAAGACGACTGGAGGTTTATTTGGTAGGAGTTAATATATTGAAAGAAAGGTAATGTTTTCATAAATCATTAGCTCAATAACGTCAATacgattgtttatatttcttggACATGTGTATTACTGCTTTTTAAGGTCTTTGTTATAGTTTTATTGTAGGTTTTGAAGGGATGTGTATCgttatcttaaaaatatttgtgtcttaatattattacattaatattattattacattgtagcatttgatttatttacaaatgtcagTGGAGGTGTACAGTAGCTACTGTTAACTCAAAATACACATTCTGCAACAGGCACCCAGTTATCCAATACCTTTGTTATAATCAAGTTGGGTTCCATGACCGCACAGTCAGTCTTCTACAGCAGTGggcagtacatgtacatcaggttTTATAGCAACAGCAACCTCACGTACCCAGGCTTCAGGCTGTCATACGAGGCCGTTGAGCAGCAGTCTGTGGCCACGTCtggtcagtttgtttttcttttttagactAGTAAGTGTggtcaatatattttttttgcagagTGCCTCCATGCCTTTActgttaaaaacacacacagagtttccCAGATCAAGTGCATCGTATGAAAGCTGCAGCAGTATTTAATAGTTCGTGATTTGTTTTAGGGTTGTATTTAACTACTGCTCggaataactttttaaaataaagttacctttttctttctgtaaattaattcctttacattttatttaagaaaaggTGGTACAGGTTGTACACAAAGTCTCTTAtgcttttaatgattttttaaatgaataaatcagTCTGTACAAATTATGACAAAATGCGGAATAGATTTTGAAGGTGTTTTGCTTTAGTAAATACACCTTTATATGGGCACCGTTAGGTCTACAAAGCACAAGACAAACTCTGGTGACGAATGTTGCAGACATTCATTCAAAGATGTTTAGTTCAACTTTCTTCCTCTTGGTTAATCGTTTCGCTCAAGCGTATGATAGAGTTGCATTTTAAAATCGTACAATCGCAAGTTGTTGTGTAAACCTTGTACACTGTTGAACGCGGTACCTGTAACTGTCTGGCAGCAATACAAATGGATTTTGAAGAACAAAGGATTGTCGCGCATGATCACCCTTTTCTTCTGATATTCTTTgtccttcatttctttcattattcaATGCTGTTCCTCTCTCCATAAAATTATTGTGCCATGCACTAATTGTAGTTTTGCGTATCCGAGTTCTTTTCAATAACCACGAAACACTTTGTGCCTTTCGAAAGGTTTATTTAACAGTCTCTCTTTCATTAACAGGGTACATTAGCTACACACATGCTATGTGATTACAGACCTTTACTAGGTACATAAAACAAATCTTATTAACATATCTCATCAATTTCCTTTTAAGTAATTGTTTACAATCGTACAGAGACATTTTGTAAAGCCTGTGTAAtaggttttgtttgtgttttagttttgcTTTAATTCTCACTTGCAGTTATGAATCAGTTATGAATGTCTCACGCTATTCCTCACCTGTGCAGTTTGCTCTGTCAACACTTCAGCTCTCTCGGCTGTAGTCGGGGAAGTCAGTTACCTGGAATCTCCTGACTACCCAAACTATCCAAAGTAAGTCATTTTATTGAGAACATCTGTGAAAAGATTACTACTTAGTAACCATTGTCTAAGCTTATAGGTATAAACTCTGCTCAGCAAGTGTAACTGAAGTCACGTGCATCACAATATGTCTCATAGATTAAATAAACTTGAGCAGATACATCTCGACGGTACACTACCAATTTCTACATAGTGGTCTTTACTTGTAAAAAAGAGTTGTACTCAGTAAGTTTTTGAGCACACAGGGCTCACCTGTTTCCCTATTGCTAGGTTTCACAATTAAATAGTATACACATTatctctttgatgtttcttctgaaagtgaaagtattttacagaaagaagCTTTCTCTATCTTTCGACAGTATGCTTACCAAATTAAAAATTCTTAGTTTAGAAgtgtattttttgtattatttcacCAGACCTTAACTGACTTTGCTATGTATATGTCAGATGATTTATACTGTTATATCTTTGTCGGATTTCTGACACTAAACTAGTCAGCTACATCCCCTGGGGAGGGTAAGTCAACAAGGGGTAGGCGAATTCTAAaacgtttctctctctccactacCGAAAAGTTAGGAGCCTGAAGTTACCTTTATTATTCAGAAAACATTCACGGCTACGCTAAAGTTTTTGCTACTACTGCTACCTAACGTGTAAGGGGCATGTTGTTTGCTTTTAACACTCTGATAAACGTAGCTCTGCTGCTGCATTATTCTGTCTCTCTCGGTGCATTATTGTCAAATGCCTTGCAAATGTCTAATGATCCACTCCACAACCAGTCAGCTCTCTTTGATGAACAGTAACTCCAGCTGTCAGTGGCTGATCACCGCTCCGACTGGTTACATCGTTAGAGTGACTCTTCTTAAGGTTTCCCTTGATGAATGCTGTGACTACTTAAACTTTATGGATGGTAAGAGGTTGAGTTTATCAGATAATGCATTTTTGGTTTATGTTGTGTTCGTccgtttctttttgtctgtgttttctttgttttgtttgtacataGGATCGAGATATGGCgatatataaattaattatagtagtagtagtagtagtagttgttgttgttgttgttgttgttgttgttattccCGGAATAAATGCATTCCTGGCTAAGGCAAACAAGGCGGCCCCTAGGAGGTGGTGTATTAAACTTGGACCAATATGATAGGTCTTTAGCATCACAACAGCTTTAATAAAACCATGAACACATCTAGCAATAAGAGACATTAACACTTCtgataaaaaagtaaatgcgTAATTGAGAGCAGAGTCacaattagaaagaaaaaaatcccaaaggTACGGCACATAAGTAGAGAATGAGCTAACCCATGTGAGGGAAATACTTTTGTTCGACAAACGTCGAGAACGTTAACAAATGTGAGCAGGTGCCAGGTTGTCTAGTAGCAAACTCATGCCACTGTTAGTTAATTATGAGACAGAAGACCCCTGAAGCCGTTTGTCATGTGGAGGAGCAGGAAATGTGTGGTCATTTGaacacttaaaaacatttttttgtaaacggTTTGAGAGCTGAGTACGAAGGACTGCAAGAAGTGATACAATTTCCAGGGTGGAAAGAATACAAATCGTTACAAAGAGTTCTATCCTTCCgtagtaagacccgcatcttcgacaccaatgtgaaagcagtcctactgtatgagTCTGAAACCttgagagtgacaaacaccatcaataaCAAGGTCCAGTCCCTTACCAACCGATggctacgccatattctgggaataagatggcctgaaaagatctccaacaactgcctgtggaaaagaaccaacctaAATGGTACTAGCCAAGAcctcaaaaagcacaaatggggctgaataggacacaccctgcgcaaaccagctgacacctttgccaggcaggcacttgactggaaccttcaggggaagaggagagttggggggccaaagcagacttggaaaagaacagtagagagcggggcaaaggacgtcggaagcgcgtgggcccaactgaggggggctgccctataacgggtccgctggcgaggtgttgccttatgctcctcgaggagtaacaagtgATAAACGCAAAGGTCAATGTCATTTACACAAAGATGTCGTTGAAAGGAAGCGATTCTTTCCAACTTGTAATAAAGTAGACCTGGTATTTTCACACTACTAActttataaagtataaaaaagatCGATGGCAAGTGCATATCTGAAAGCATCGTTTGACTAATGTCGACGGTAGCATGTTAAGGTAATGGCCACCATTTTTCCACTAGTCTCAAAGTATTTTCTCCATCTCGCCATCCCACAATTTACTGCATATCCATGGCTTTCTATACTAAAGCTAtcaaaaaatagaagaaacagATGTTGGTAACTGAGTACTAAATGTCAAAACACTTCTTTGTCACAGGTATGTCGGCTCTAGCCCCCAGTCTGGGCAGGTTTTACGCCTTGCCCTCACAGCGACTCCTCAACAGTTCTGgacagtacatgtacatcaaCTTTTCTACCAATGGTATTCCAAGGCGCGGTGGTTTTAATCTTTATTATGAAGCAGTGCTCTTATCTGGTCAGTACATTCTTTTTTCCTAAGAGCGTTTTACTTTCAGTCTGTCAATTCAGACTActtcttctcttttgtgttttgtacctttattttttaagactaatttttgtgaaacttgatatgtgtgtgagtgtaaagtGTCCTTTTAAattactactgctactactactactactaaatataataatagaaatgcgagagatatatatatatagcgcaTACCCACACTTATAAGGAGCGTGTTCTTAGTAGTGGTTAGAACAAATATTTACTAGAGTcatggagttgggaggaatctctgATGCTTTATGGTTTTGGAATCTTTTTTTAGGaaaatttcttacattttggTATGTTATAAGATGGCGGGCcagatttgtttactcctaaacttttgcagacaaatcttttcatcggttaatatttgaatcgttctttaaagaagttaaacatacagactacagactatactttctgtcaaggtataacacgatgtagctatgacagggaaacagtatcgacacagcgtttgaatttcgcctgaaatcggtacggatcgcagtagggtaccttgATCAAAACCTATTTAAAGTCgatttcaaacttttattttaacgtCACAgcgtattttcctgatagtttaataaccaaggaatccatttttaaggaaaagtcaaactgcacaaaactgaccCCATAAAATTTCGTgacctctagcacaaaactgctccGCGCGACTTGAGattcatttcgtcgtggagggtcacaattATATTTTAGCAATTGGCGTGAAAAACCTCAGGGCGATTTATTGTTTAAGATGTAAAGAGATGCTATTCCACAGCAAAGaactgatttaaaacaaaaatctgttccAGGAACAGGAACATTAAATTTTAGAGAAGTGTAAGTGTTAATAAAGGTTATGCCTTATTAGATGCTCTTTTATGTGCTTatggatgtgtttttctaagtgtTTTGAGATTAAGTGATAGAATTGAGGTTAAGCGATATTTTGTATACCCGCTGGATCaccttatttttgtattgtgaaAACGTTTGCTTCCTTAAGGTGGGTTGGAAAAAGTAGGATTTATCAATGCAAAGGTTATACAAATAGTTTATCAATGGCCGGTGTTGATAGCGTAAGAAATTTGTTACCGATGCTGTCAGGATCTCTGGTGTTTATTTCCTTGAGCTGGGTAAGTGCTTGATGTACTTTCAATACACTTATTGGGGGACTGGAAAGATCGGTATTAATCTGTGTTGAGTTACAAAAACTTAGTAGTTTGTCTTGCTTGCTtacttgtgatttttttctttgagactACTGCAAATCCTGCAAAATATGTGTTTGATGTGTTAAGGGGTACTGTAATTGTAAGACCGGttcattttgatttgtttgttaattGATTGATGGCTTTCCAGATCCTCTTGCAATATATGggtttgttacttttttttatcttgcttCGTTTCGTAGCGGTGACAATGTTTTTCCCCCTTTATAAGGGCGTCTTTTCCATCGATTGCAGTCTATAGTTCCGAATCGACCCAAGGGAGCTTTATGCTGTGTTTAGCACGTTTATACGCAGCGGTACATATTTATGGTTTATTATTAGAAATTGGTTTTGCCAGGCCTTAACCTATTATCGTAGCCTGCATTCAGAATAGTCCACATTCCTTACATCGTTTGCGTTGCTGCAGTGATCCTGATTTTTAAGAGGGACAACTATACATCACATTTTCTATACATCTAAACATCACATTAAAGACGATACATACAGTTTGTGTTGTTAATTGAGCATATCATTTACCCTAAATTTCGATTTGTCTGGGTTGATGAACAATATCTAAGGGCGGGCATTTGTCATTAATCTCCGTCGACCATCGAATGTGTCTAATCCTTTTTCCaatcatttttttgtattttgtaacatttatatTAAATCATTCttattgaatttatttattgttcttgttatctgtattttatttatatgacatGTTTTATCACGTTGTTCGTGTCACTGCCGATAATATAAATAACTAATTTTTACAAGCTACACCCTTGTCTCACCACCGTCatctaatgttttatttctcccACAGAGTGTCCAGTTGACGGCAAGAATGTCTCTGTCATACCTGGACAGATCCGTGTCCTGACTTCGCCAAACTATCCGTTAAACTATCATAAGTGAGTGGATTAAAAAGAGTGCATTTCGTTCACATATTATTACTCCTTAtacagtggttttttttctcagcccTAGCAACATGCTTCCACGCGGACATCGTGACAGCCAATAATACACTACTAAATAAATTTAACACTTATGTAGGGAAAAAGCTGAAGATGTTAATTAGTAAATACAACAGGTTATGATTTGTACAGGACTACGATCGCTATTCTATCACGATATATGTCGCCGTTTTCATCTCTCAGTTTCTTCAGTGAGTTTTTATTAAGTACTTTAGAAGTATTCTGTGCTGGGTAACTAGAGAAAGACTAGAGACTGCAGGTGAGAATGTGACCCTGGGACATTTCCTGTGATGTCAAGCAGTTTGTCAGGTAAGAATTCCCTGGTCTGCggattttaataaattataggTCCCCCAGTCCGCCCTCTTTCAAACTCAGTGTAACTGTAGAGAAGTATTCCACTCTGTTATATTGATAAGTCACAGATGACCATTTTTTACATACAAGGAcgacaaaagtgaaaaaagattACCCGGACTTTTTATCGGATTTCCATTTACGGTTAATGAATAAGTTCTGTACTATAACTAGCTTTATTACTGCTATGTTCCACACATCtagattaataaagaattttatcAACAGTAACGCCGACTGTCGGTGGCTACTGTCCGCTCCCAGTGGCTATGTTGTCAGGGCGACTGTCTGGACCGTCAATGTAGACCTCTATAATGACTACCTCCAGATTATAGACGGTAAAAGTTTACAATTCACATTACTAAATGCtagctgatgtgtgtgtgtgtcatggtgGTTGTATCATAATTAGTCTTAGATGTCTTTaaactcaaaaaataaattattcaaaataacgtttttattattcatagtAACTAGCTTATTAAAGTAACTGTGTTTATTGTTGACAATCTTTATATCTACTAATAACCTCCGGCTAGACTTTGTGGAGGcgttttttaaagtgtgtgggtgtgagagtgagagggagagaacatTTGGctactaaaaattaaaaacggAACGATTCAGGTCGTCCCACTTGTTTTTTCTCTGACATAAATATTTCCGTCACATGGATGTTGGATTATTCTCCTAGTATAGATACTTTCCGGTCCACGCCCTCGCAGAAAGTCTACAGCAGCTGTGGACAGTACATGTTCATCAGATTTTTCACCAACTTTTTGAATGTCAACTCGGGCTTCAATCTGACCTACGAGGCTGTTCCCATCTATGGTAAGTGTTCCTTCATTAGTTCAGCAACTTTTAAGGCAACTTTAAATACTTCTCTTTATCGTTACAGGCACCACTTCTTTGAATTTATTATGATTCTGTGTGTGGAGATTGTTATGCAGGCAAGCGATCATAATGTAACCTTATCTCTTATCCACGCtgatttcttttatatataataatatacaataataatgaagatttatcCAATatctattttgattttttttccgtTTTAATCTCTTTTAAACTAAACCTGAGGTGATGAATCAAGGATGATTATCTCACGCTATTACTTACCTGTGCAGCGTGCTCTGTCGACCCTACGGATCTCACTGCTGTAGTCGGGCAAATGAAAGAGCTGTCTTCTTATTACTCGTCCTACAATTGCGGGTATGTCAtgtattaaaatcatttt
Encoded proteins:
- the LOC112567946 gene encoding deleted in malignant brain tumors 1 protein-like, whose amino-acid sequence is MALIMLLTVSLLIILSQISSTTSSDVSSVCSVNATTVTAVLGQVGNLTSPNYPSPYYNKADCRWLIDAGSGYVVKILNLSLEAGFLELYDGTQLSNTFVIIKLGSMTAQSVFYSSGQYMYIRFYSNSNLTYPGFRLSYEAVEQQSVATSVCSVNTSALSAVVGEVSYLESPDYPNYPNNSSCQWLITAPTGYIVRVTLLKVSLDECCDYLNFMDGMSALAPSLGRFYALPSQRLLNSSGQYMYINFSTNGIPRRGGFNLYYEAVLLSECPVDGKNVSVIPGQIRVLTSPNYPLNYHNNADCRWLLSAPSGYVVRATVWTVNVDLYNDYLQIIDDTFRSTPSQKVYSSCGQYMFIRFFTNFLNVNSGFNLTYEAVPIYACSVDPTDLTAVVGQMKELSSYYSSYNCGNVSCQWLITAPSGCIVWVVVGMVSIKKCCDYVSLVDGMSNSDPILGRFNDTRSQRFYNSSGQHMYINFSNNGVGVIGDFDFFYQAMCSSDPQITSTRALTPATTTSTRAAGQQRVINVKVVYRKKCPRN